A single Neospora caninum Liverpool complete genome, chromosome VIIb DNA region contains:
- a CDS encoding putative zinc finger (C3HC4 type RING finger) protein, with product MVSTQDAASARSSLVAAPSEGGRSAHDEQPSPSSAGLGSGAPHAHPGNDQESAAWRETRDAVGASSSSSGCTDTAGASRGAPAIPVPVRRTYLDEVPEDLKCPICFDSAVSCRTPCAHFFCYTCINSHINNRLRQQQAVNCPLCRTAVSATNLMSIGGDKVARVRALRVVCVGAVSGCNVSGTLEQVEAHENVCPHVLVFCSFRDRGCIAPLIRREAPVHEKRCRFNPRVRACRHNMSGCKVRGTEELLLLHERRCRYRNMEKFVRCPHFESAGCGLLIKKKYRERHAECCAFKIVRDIEQRATSSAVSDAEEGVEPLSEEDRERRLEKRRRSSGRGREEESGLSPVEEGERKKQRVGSEPQAGHGDAGEASSGGAESAAQAADEASGQQDGNANSELHSFRISFEWRNQEKAISYEDLREQLRPFLPNVASVEAGRTFGEFHAIIEKVPVTTLRAVGMAGDPQISCSLFDLNLRLKGITTVQEGLW from the exons ATGGTTTCCACTCAGGACGCGGCCTCTGCgaggtcttctctcgttgcGGCTCCGAGCGAGGGTGGCCGCAGTGCACACGACGAGCAGCCGTCGCCGAGTTCTGCGGGGCTTGGGTCCGGCGCGCCGCACGCGCACCCTGGGAATGACCAGGAAAGCGCAGCTTGGCGAGAAACCAGAGACGCAGTGGGAGCGAGCAGCTCAAGCAgcgggtgtacagacactgctggcgcctcgcgaggcgcgccggcgATTCCAGTTCCCGTTCGCCGGACCTACCTGGACGAAGTCCCTGAAGACCTAAAGTGCCCCATTTGCTTCGACAGTGCAGTCAGCTGCCGCACGCCCTGTGCACACTTCTTCTGCTACACGTGCATCAACAGCCACATTAACAATCGCCTCAGACAGCAACAAGCCGTGAACTGCCCGCTGTGTCGCACAGCCGTCAGCGCCACGAACCTGATGAGCATTGGAGGAGACAAAGTTGCGAGG GTTCGGGCCTTGCGGGTCGTGTGCGTCGGCGCAGTGAGTGGCTGCAACGTCTCCGGGACGCTCGAGCAAGTGGAAGCCCACGAGAACGTGTGCCCGCatgtcctcgtcttctgctcctttcGAGACCGCGGATGCATTGCGCCTCTCATCAGACGGGAG GCCCCCGTCCACGAAAAGCGCTGTCGATTCAACCCACGTGTCCGAGCCTGTCGCCACAATATGTCCGGGTGCAAAGTGCGAGGCACCGAAGAACTTCTGCTGCTCCACGAACGCCGATGCAG atACAGGAACATGGAGAAGTTCGTCCGTTGCCCACACTTTGAGTCTGCTGGCTGTGGCTTGCTGATCAAGAAGAAGTACCGAGAACGTCACGCAGAGTGTTGCGCGTTCAAAATTGTAAGGGACATAGAGCAACGCGCTActtcttccgccgtctcAGACGCGGAGGAGGGCGTGGAGCCGCTCAGTgaagaggacagagagcggcgcctggagaagcgccgtcgctcgtccggacgagggagagaagaagagagcgggcTCTCTCCCGTTGAAGAGggcgagcgaaagaagcAGCGCGTTGGCTCGGAGCCGCAAGCGGGgcacggagacgcgggcgaggcCAGCAGTGGAGGGGCCGAAAGTGCGGCGCAGGCTGCCGACGAGGCGTCCGGACAACAGGATGGAAACGCGAACTCCGAGCTCCATTCCTTCCGCATTTCCTTTGAATGGAGAAATCAAGAAAAAGCGATTTCCTACGAGGATCTTCGCGAGCAACTTCGACCCTTCCTCCCGAACGTTGCTTCTGTGGAAGCCGGCAGAACCTTTGGCGAGTTCCACGCCATCATTGAAAA GGTCCCCGTGACGACGCTTCGAGCTGTGGGGATGGCCGGCGACCCTCAAATCAGCTGCAGTCTGTTTGATTTGAATCTGCGCCTCAAGGGAATAACAACAGTGCAAGAAGGCCTCTGGTGA
- a CDS encoding UDP-N-acetyl-D-galactosamine:polypeptide N-acetylgalactosaminyltransferase T2, producing MPMSPPVPGAGDPAPSPWPSRGTSWRSAEMKAEKRSLNPKLVARLRRRCLLLLGSLCVSAGAFWCLFSSGVLTALFPSAFSRDPSHTHSLDFNSPPVAQLHGLLKGLPLPRHHEKTTVDNSAVVVGVHGTVKAPYSRVIDHLLKIVTLPTLTGEPRYVTGDDFSIIIPVRNEEAYLPKTLTYLFEVTPPERIREVIVVDDNSDRPIKAVLEKALPQYMLNKTRFIRFDSYQGLIRGRVAGAAIATSDNLFFLDGHCRPKLGWAEPLLAHLKINYRRVACPKIYDIFPDSWEDVGTHGTKMMFEWTFEFGWFEDQEDEVPVLSGGILAMTKKWWFESGLYDEGMLEWGGENLEQSIRSWLCGGEIVAVQESKIGHIFSRPPKPNPGNRLVIQVQKNQKRAAKVWLDEYYNLFYKYHREVRGHQEGDVTKRKKLRYEELTCMPFQWYVEKFKTAFDRNGLLDHNYFHIQHEQTGLCLSSAYISGFPEHRLVLEPCNLHARLQQWTLAGGNRLIANREKKCIDAYSQLASTRSPLTWKCDWNRVLQNQNSNEFWQWDASLPGQQGVSANATGRIFSFSHPDTVSLTGHDTLPVYRHMAVSHQAKCLVADDSAETNGKPLVHWKSCDEPVRAESPQTESKEAAGDSQETRAKNEKRADVVDRMRFKPKWVYAPLSSRFGVRTMETANAVTDEAAEKYIRKAPKPLDE from the exons ATGCCGATGTCGCCGCCTGTGCCTGGAGCCGGCGACCCGGCCCCGTCGCCTTGGCCGTCGCGCGGCACCAGTTGGCGGTCTGCGGAGATGAAAGCCGAAAAGCGCTCGCTGAATCCGAAGCTCGTCGCGCGGCTGAGGCGCCGATGTCTGTTGCTGCTCGGGTCTCTGTGCGTCAGCGCCGGCGCcttctggtgtctcttctcctcggGCGTGCTCACGgcgctctttccttccgcctTTAGTCGAGATCCCTCGCACACACACTCGCTCGACTTCAACTCCCCGCCGGTCGCGCAGCTGCACGGCCTCCTCAAGGGCTTGCCTCTGCCGCGCCACCACGAGAAAACCACCGTCGACAACAgcgccgtcgtcgtcggCGTCCACG GCACAGTCAAGGCTCCGTACAGCAGAGTAATTGACCATCTGTTGAAGATTGTGACTCTGCCGACGTTGACCGGCGAGCCGCGCTACGTGACAGGAGATGATTTTTCGATCATCATTCCTGTTCGCAACGAAGAG GCGTATCTTCCAAAGACGCTGACCTACCTGTTTGAGGTGACGCCGCCTGAACGGATTCGCGAGGTGATCGTGGTGGACGACAACAGCGACAGACCCATCAAAGCCGTGCTCGAGAAGGCTCTGCCCCAGTACATGCTCAACAAAACGCGCTTCATTCGATTCG ATTCGTATCAAGGTCTAATTCGCGGTCGCGTGGCCGGAGCAGCGATTGCGACGAGTGACAACCTGTTTTTCCTGGATGGGCATTGCCGACCCAAGCTGGGTTGGGCGGAGCCTCTCCTTGCGCATTTGAAGATCAACTACCGCCGAGTTGCCTGCCCCAAGATCTAC GACATTTTCCCGGATTCCTGGGAGGATGTCGGGACACACGGGACGAAGATGATGTTTGAATGGACGTTCGAATTTGGGTGGTTCGAAGATCAGGAGGACGAGGTCCCGGTACTTTCTGGCGGCATTCTGGCGATGACGAAGAAGTGGTGGTTTGAGTCCG GGCTCTACGACGAGGGAATGCTCGAATGGGGCGGGGAGAACCTCGAACAGTCGATTCGCTCGTGGCTGTGTGGAGGCGAAATCGTCGCGGTGCAAGAATCGAAGATCGGGCACATCTTCTCCAGGCCTCCGAAGCCAAACCCCGGAAACCGACTCGTCATTCAG GTTCAAAAGAACCAAAAGCGCGCAGCAAAAGTTTGGCTAGATGAGTACTACAACCTGTTCTACAAATACCACCGCGAAGTTCGCGGGCACCAGGAAGGCGACGTCACCAAACGGAAGAAACTGCGATACGAAGAGCTGACGTGCATGCCTTTCCAGTGGTATGTGGAAAAATTCAAGACTGCTTTCGACCGTAACGGACTTCTGGACCACAACTACTTCCATATTCAACATGAACAAACAG GactgtgtctttcctcggcctACATCTCGGGTTTCCCAGAGCATCGTCTTGTTCTGGAGCCTTGCAATCTCCACGCTCGTCTTCAA CAATGGACTCTGGCGGGGGGAAATCGGCTGATTGCGAATCGCGAGAAGAAGTGCATCGACGCGTACTCGCAGCTAGCCAGCACGCGCTCGCCGCTTACTTGGAAATGCGACTGGAATCGCGTGCTGCAGAATCAAAACAGCAATGAGTTTTGGCAATGGGATGCCTCCCTGCCTGGACAGCAGGGCGTCTCCGCGAACGCGACCGGGCGaatcttctccttctcccacCCCGACACTGTGTCCCTCACGGGCCACGACACGCttccggtgtacagacaTATGGCGGTGTCGCACCAGGCGAAGTGTCTGGTAGCGGATGACTCGGCAGAGACCAATGGAAAGCCGCTCGTGCACTGGAAAAGCTGCGACGAGCCTGTTCGCGCGGAGAGCCCCCAGACAGAGAGCAAGGAGGCAGCGGGGGACTcccaggagacgcgcgcgaagaacgagaagcgcgCCGACGTTGTAGACCGCATGCGCTTCAAGCCCAAGTGGGTGtacgcgccgctctcttccagATTCGGCGTCCGAACGATGGAGACCGCGAACGCCGTCACAGATGAAGCTGCAGAGAAATACATCAGGAAAGCGCCGAAACCTCTCGACGAGTAA